Proteins from a single region of Bacteroidia bacterium:
- a CDS encoding 3-dehydroquinate synthase family protein, translating into MGYIMDPRLEMPDKLLQELNPSSVFVLTDKNTTRHCLPILQRNLKPRQFHHLEIEAGEASKEMKVCLRLCHEMMEKGADRQSVLLNLGGGVVTDLGGFTAAIFKRGIRLIHIPTSLMAMTDAALGGKTGLNLGHYKNQLGTFSEAHQVVVHPGFLHTLPVPELRSGFAEMVKHALIADRDLWEKLQSAAVSQESLQPLLQQSMEVKERLVKEDFSEQGARLKLNFGHTIGHALESWSLEQAVTPLKHGEAIAAGMMAEAALSVAYSGLPPEEFHSIVNFIKQHFPVLNFPEPQQLFSFLKADKKNILGTFRFSLLNKIGSCETGVELTTEDLKKELKQITITGSRTA; encoded by the coding sequence ATGGGCTATATAATGGATCCGCGGCTGGAGATGCCGGACAAGTTGCTGCAAGAGCTGAATCCCTCTTCGGTTTTTGTGCTGACGGATAAGAATACCACACGGCACTGCCTCCCCATCCTGCAGCGCAACCTGAAGCCACGGCAATTTCATCACCTTGAAATTGAAGCCGGAGAGGCTTCCAAGGAAATGAAGGTTTGCCTGCGCCTTTGCCATGAAATGATGGAGAAAGGAGCAGACCGGCAATCGGTGCTTTTAAATCTGGGAGGAGGAGTAGTAACCGATCTTGGCGGGTTTACGGCTGCGATCTTCAAAAGAGGAATTCGCCTTATCCATATTCCAACATCGCTGATGGCCATGACAGATGCTGCTTTGGGCGGGAAAACAGGGCTGAACCTTGGGCATTATAAGAACCAGCTTGGAACATTTAGCGAAGCACATCAGGTGGTAGTGCATCCAGGTTTTCTGCATACATTACCGGTTCCGGAATTGCGTTCAGGATTTGCAGAAATGGTGAAACATGCGCTTATCGCAGACCGGGATTTGTGGGAAAAACTTCAATCAGCAGCAGTGTCGCAGGAGAGCCTTCAGCCGTTGCTTCAGCAATCTATGGAGGTGAAAGAGCGGCTGGTGAAGGAAGATTTCTCTGAGCAGGGTGCGCGACTGAAATTGAATTTCGGACATACCATAGGCCATGCTTTGGAGAGCTGGTCTCTGGAGCAGGCTGTTACACCCTTAAAGCACGGAGAAGCCATAGCTGCCGGAATGATGGCAGAAGCCGCCTTGTCAGTTGCCTATTCCGGCCTGCCTCCGGAAGAATTTCACTCCATCGTGAATTTCATTAAACAACACTTTCCGGTTTTAAATTTTCCAGAACCACAACAACTGTTTTCTTTTTTAAAAGCTGATAAAAAAAATATCCTAGGTACGTTCCGGTTTTCGCTTCTCAATAAAATAGGGAGTTGCGAAACCGGTGTGGAACTGACTACTGAAGATCTGAAGAAGGAATTGAAACAGATAACAATAACCGGAAGCAGAACAGCGTGA
- a CDS encoding VOC family protein translates to MSDLINWFEIPVNDFDRAETFYNGLFEIELERTVLNDATYGNFPRTSRSRNQVGGAIVKGGQNNPSSTGTIVYFDVTGEMEAVLNRAERLGGKIEVNRTLIDVNRGYFALIHDSEGNRVGLFSEE, encoded by the coding sequence ATGAGCGATTTGATCAATTGGTTCGAGATTCCGGTAAATGACTTTGACCGTGCAGAGACTTTTTATAATGGCTTATTTGAAATAGAGCTCGAACGGACAGTACTCAATGATGCCACTTACGGCAACTTTCCCCGCACGAGCCGTTCCAGGAACCAGGTTGGCGGTGCTATTGTGAAGGGCGGACAGAATAATCCAAGTTCTACAGGCACTATTGTTTACTTCGATGTAACAGGAGAAATGGAGGCTGTGCTGAATCGTGCTGAGCGTCTTGGCGGCAAGATAGAAGTAAACCGCACACTCATTGACGTGAACCGTGGATATTTTGCGCTTATCCATGACAGCGAAGGAAACCGGGTAGGTTTATTCTCAGAAGAATAA
- a CDS encoding CPBP family intramembrane glutamic endopeptidase produces the protein MFHGPMMSTEEKKNNPPNIKHRLYVLCAITLLVLPIVGEFISRAFIPRPLIDVFQEGWEWQWQVLAGSAYGMGSAWIAREILRTPAMGGVRRFFSSLLYRMRLNGFEILLLSFSAGIGEELLFRGAVQPLLTIWPTAIIFVALHGYLNPYNWSLTLYGIYMILLSAGLGYLFEYAGIIAAITAHVVVDIILLYALRHHRLDPSESGSKAET, from the coding sequence ATGTTTCATGGCCCAATGATGAGCACCGAAGAGAAGAAGAATAACCCACCCAATATTAAGCACCGGCTGTATGTGCTTTGCGCTATTACGTTGCTGGTATTACCAATTGTGGGAGAGTTCATTAGCCGTGCATTTATTCCGCGTCCACTCATTGACGTATTCCAGGAAGGTTGGGAATGGCAATGGCAGGTTTTGGCAGGAAGCGCCTATGGAATGGGCAGCGCCTGGATTGCACGGGAAATACTGCGGACACCTGCAATGGGTGGCGTCAGGCGCTTTTTCAGCAGTTTGTTATACCGAATGCGGCTCAACGGTTTCGAGATCCTGTTGCTTTCCTTTTCAGCTGGGATTGGAGAAGAACTGCTGTTTCGGGGGGCTGTGCAGCCGTTGCTTACTATCTGGCCCACAGCTATCATATTTGTGGCCCTCCACGGCTATCTCAATCCGTATAACTGGAGCCTTACATTATATGGGATATACATGATCCTCTTGTCAGCCGGACTGGGATATTTATTTGAATATGCCGGAATTATTGCTGCCATTACTGCCCACGTGGTGGTGGATATTATTCTGCTTTACGCTTTGCGCCATCACCGGCTCGATCCTTCTGAAAGCGGTTCAAAGGCCGAAACCTGA
- a CDS encoding two-component regulator propeller domain-containing protein: MPRLTTLTILLCLLLSSAAGATSGIKFRHLTIEHGLSQNTVHSITQDRQGFMWFGTQDGLNRYDGYSFKHFRHEFDDSLSISDNFILSLFEDSKGQLWIGTDGGGLNRYDEKKESFVRYLQPGVLSGQEQAIKITNIVEDNNGNLWLGSQGNRIIKFNPSTGSHKVIRLTPAKQKEAMGVEEQIKQILPDSKGNLYITSYGNGLFYFDPSKEKIIRHWEISDGLLDNRVNYLFLDEVKGELWITNRKGLTFFNLRAQEFSRYPLSSSYGGHLELLRILPDGNNGLWLSTEIGGLSHINRLTHEITLAEAAVKEPGLKKSVAVISMFQDRSGLVWLGSNGEGLKTFRQNRLFGFYPSLPYASLVNNGTRSIRSILKDHEGMLWIGSYQGLDKYNPKTREITHYGQYPSQPGTLKNLNIYCLYEDDQNQLWLGTEGSGMAKLDKRSDRFIFYDVAHYMQDSIGSGFVFDITQDNNGIFWIATMNGLEEFDPVQGKFKRHLQGNENQDQQMVWQVVPDSEGRLWLATDGGLQIYNPATGEKLSYSIKNASELGLRVNRIKTIFFDAEGIPWLGTDGKGLVKVTLNTNHEPTGFRHYTTKQGLPNDVVYGILESQQGDLWLSTNLGIVRFTPESGIVAHFEEGDGLQGDEFNSGAYFQAEDGQMFFGGINGLNSFYPHQITPSSVVAPVVITAVIQLKGSENKRLEPKNKKITLPYGESVVMVEFAVMDFVSPENNSYAYKLEGLNKEWIYLGNRRNTIFTNLEPGEFTLQLKGRGHDGQWSEEIESLTITVVPPFWMTAWFRVLCILLFLALLVYLFYYNTKRIRRQKLKLEREVNYRTQELNRQTRELKSAKENAEEAVRFKSEFLATMSHEIRTPMNGVIGILNLLKTTELNEEQREYLHLIQSSGENLMNIINDILDFSKVESGKMELEEEPFDMKQSVCNTITLFKEIAHQKGLKVNYVYAEDVPEELIGDGMRLKQILNNLISNAIKFTKEGEVSLEVKKVEENDLAHTNLIKLEFNIKDTGIGISEEGQQKLFKAFSQAHSSTSRKYGGSGLGLVICQRLINLMGGTISCKSEEGKGSVFSFTIVARVSPTAVKKVGNATGSVKNIAAIFDDKLGKNYPISILLAEDAKMNQLVILKHLSKFGYEADVANNGNEVLEMLSEFRYDLILMDAQMPEMDGVEATRRIQQKYGDGSPVIIAMTANAIEGDRERYLSHGMDDYLSKPFKVGDFKALLTRWGKVLNKSAKPSEEKHRLKAS; the protein is encoded by the coding sequence ATGCCTCGACTTACAACCTTAACAATTCTTCTTTGCCTTTTGCTGTCATCCGCGGCAGGTGCAACTTCCGGAATAAAATTCAGGCACCTCACCATTGAACATGGGCTCTCTCAGAACACGGTCCATTCCATAACGCAAGACCGCCAAGGCTTTATGTGGTTTGGCACACAGGATGGCCTTAATAGGTATGACGGCTACTCTTTCAAGCACTTCAGACATGAGTTTGATGACAGCCTCAGCATCTCGGATAATTTTATTCTTTCGCTTTTTGAGGATTCCAAAGGCCAACTCTGGATAGGAACCGATGGCGGAGGCCTGAACCGCTATGACGAAAAGAAAGAAAGTTTCGTGAGGTATCTTCAACCTGGTGTACTTTCAGGACAGGAGCAGGCCATTAAGATCACCAATATCGTAGAGGATAACAACGGAAATTTATGGCTGGGGTCTCAGGGCAACCGTATCATCAAATTCAATCCTTCGACAGGTTCACATAAAGTTATCAGGCTTACCCCTGCAAAGCAGAAAGAGGCCATGGGAGTAGAGGAGCAGATCAAGCAAATACTCCCTGATAGCAAAGGAAATCTTTACATCACGAGCTATGGGAATGGTCTCTTTTACTTTGATCCGTCTAAAGAAAAGATAATCCGGCACTGGGAAATTTCAGACGGCTTGCTGGACAACCGCGTGAACTATCTTTTTCTTGATGAAGTAAAAGGTGAGTTGTGGATCACGAATCGTAAAGGCCTTACGTTTTTTAATTTACGGGCACAGGAATTTAGCCGCTATCCTCTTTCCTCGTCCTATGGTGGCCATTTAGAACTTTTGCGCATTCTTCCGGATGGCAACAACGGCTTATGGCTCAGCACGGAGATTGGCGGCCTTTCACATATAAACCGCCTAACACATGAAATTACATTAGCAGAAGCTGCCGTTAAAGAACCTGGCCTAAAAAAAAGCGTGGCCGTTATCAGCATGTTCCAGGATCGCTCAGGGTTGGTTTGGCTTGGCAGCAACGGAGAGGGACTCAAGACGTTTCGCCAAAACCGGTTGTTTGGATTTTATCCTTCGCTTCCTTATGCTTCACTCGTCAACAATGGAACCCGCAGTATCCGGTCTATCCTTAAAGACCATGAAGGCATGTTGTGGATTGGCTCTTATCAGGGTTTGGACAAATACAATCCGAAAACAAGGGAAATTACACACTACGGCCAATATCCTTCTCAGCCTGGCACATTAAAAAATTTAAATATATACTGCCTATATGAAGATGACCAGAACCAGTTGTGGCTTGGGACAGAAGGAAGTGGCATGGCTAAGCTCGATAAGCGTTCAGACCGGTTCATATTTTATGATGTTGCGCACTACATGCAGGACAGCATTGGGAGTGGCTTTGTATTCGACATTACGCAGGACAACAACGGAATATTCTGGATAGCCACAATGAACGGGTTGGAGGAATTTGATCCTGTGCAGGGCAAATTCAAACGACATCTGCAAGGCAATGAAAACCAAGATCAGCAGATGGTATGGCAGGTGGTCCCGGATTCTGAAGGCAGGCTATGGCTGGCAACTGATGGCGGCCTGCAGATATATAATCCCGCAACCGGTGAGAAATTATCCTACAGCATAAAAAACGCATCTGAACTAGGATTGCGGGTTAACCGGATCAAAACAATATTTTTTGATGCTGAAGGAATACCCTGGCTGGGAACAGATGGGAAGGGCTTGGTGAAGGTAACGCTTAACACCAACCATGAACCAACCGGGTTCAGGCATTACACCACGAAACAAGGGCTGCCAAATGATGTGGTATATGGCATCCTTGAATCGCAACAAGGGGATTTATGGCTAAGCACCAATCTGGGCATTGTTCGGTTCACACCAGAATCAGGGATAGTCGCCCACTTTGAAGAAGGAGACGGCCTGCAGGGAGATGAATTCAATTCGGGTGCTTATTTCCAGGCAGAGGATGGGCAAATGTTCTTTGGTGGAATTAATGGTCTTAATTCTTTTTATCCGCATCAAATCACCCCTTCTTCTGTAGTAGCTCCTGTTGTCATCACAGCCGTTATTCAACTTAAAGGCAGCGAGAACAAAAGGCTCGAACCCAAAAACAAAAAAATTACGCTTCCTTACGGGGAGAGCGTTGTAATGGTGGAGTTTGCAGTAATGGATTTCGTGAGCCCCGAAAATAACAGCTATGCATATAAGCTGGAAGGATTAAATAAAGAATGGATATATCTGGGAAATCGCAGGAATACCATTTTTACTAACCTGGAACCCGGAGAATTTACCCTGCAACTGAAAGGCCGAGGCCATGACGGCCAATGGAGCGAAGAAATAGAATCGCTCACCATAACAGTAGTCCCACCATTTTGGATGACCGCATGGTTTAGAGTCCTGTGTATTTTACTTTTCCTGGCTTTGCTGGTATACCTCTTTTATTATAATACCAAAAGAATAAGACGTCAGAAGCTGAAACTGGAAAGAGAGGTAAACTACCGGACCCAGGAACTAAACCGGCAAACACGAGAATTGAAATCGGCAAAGGAAAATGCAGAAGAAGCAGTGCGTTTTAAATCTGAATTTCTTGCTACAATGAGCCATGAGATCAGAACCCCGATGAATGGCGTGATCGGAATTCTCAATCTTTTGAAAACTACCGAACTGAATGAGGAGCAACGGGAATATCTGCATCTGATCCAAAGCAGTGGGGAAAATTTAATGAATATCATCAATGATATTCTTGATTTCTCAAAGGTGGAAAGTGGGAAAATGGAATTGGAAGAAGAGCCCTTTGATATGAAGCAGTCGGTGTGCAATACCATAACCTTGTTCAAGGAAATAGCTCATCAAAAAGGACTAAAGGTCAATTATGTATACGCTGAAGATGTACCGGAGGAATTGATAGGTGATGGAATGCGGCTAAAGCAAATCCTGAATAATCTGATCAGCAATGCCATCAAATTTACTAAGGAAGGAGAGGTAAGCCTGGAAGTGAAAAAAGTTGAGGAAAATGATCTTGCTCATACCAATCTTATTAAGCTTGAATTTAATATAAAAGACACGGGCATTGGAATTTCTGAAGAAGGCCAGCAAAAATTGTTTAAAGCATTCAGTCAGGCACACTCTTCCACATCAAGAAAATATGGTGGTTCCGGCCTGGGCCTGGTGATTTGCCAGCGGCTGATCAACCTGATGGGCGGCACTATATCCTGTAAGAGCGAAGAAGGCAAAGGTTCTGTCTTCTCATTTACAATTGTGGCCCGGGTCTCCCCCACTGCTGTAAAAAAGGTGGGAAACGCTACCGGATCCGTCAAAAATATTGCAGCCATCTTTGATGACAAGCTTGGGAAAAATTACCCGATTTCCATCCTGCTGGCTGAAGATGCCAAAATGAACCAACTGGTGATCTTGAAGCATCTCAGTAAGTTTGGGTATGAAGCTGATGTCGCCAACAATGGCAATGAAGTGCTGGAGATGTTGAGCGAATTCCGTTATGACCTGATCCTAATGGATGCACAGATGCCTGAGATGGATGGCGTTGAAGCCACCCGCAGAATTCAGCAGAAATACGGAGACGGGTCTCCGGTAATTATTGCCATGACGGCCAATGCAATTGAAGGCGACCGGGAGCGCTATCTTTCTCACGGCATGGATGATTACCTGAGCAAACCTTTTAAAGTAGGCGATTTCAAAGCTCTGTTGACGCGTTGGGGTAAAGTCCTGAATAAATCAGCAAAACCTTCAGAAGAGAAGCACCGGCTCAAAGCGAGTTAG
- a CDS encoding methyltransferase domain-containing protein: protein MYLPLFVKRWLSYFKEVPVEYVRSEWHPVLVVKLSQGKFILDGERVNYAFEGLDAFFRLAFQKTGIPHENTKTALILGFGVGNVATILKEKDPSISITGVDADPVMKDLAEKYFGLKKLGGTEVITDDVVHYIRSTNLTFDLIVVDVFLEEKIPEPLQQRGVLRKLEKLLNAGGVLFFNTLGDTPELRDESGKIFETAYLVWKGSEQVQVINNQPIIYKKSGR, encoded by the coding sequence GTGTATTTGCCATTGTTCGTAAAGCGCTGGCTTAGCTACTTTAAAGAAGTGCCGGTGGAATATGTCCGGTCTGAATGGCATCCGGTACTCGTGGTTAAGTTGTCTCAGGGAAAGTTCATTCTGGATGGCGAGCGCGTTAATTATGCCTTTGAAGGACTGGACGCATTCTTTCGTCTGGCATTTCAAAAAACGGGCATTCCACACGAAAACACAAAAACTGCCCTGATCCTGGGATTTGGCGTGGGCAATGTGGCCACTATTCTCAAGGAAAAAGATCCTTCAATATCCATAACCGGTGTAGATGCCGATCCGGTGATGAAAGACCTGGCTGAAAAGTATTTCGGATTGAAGAAACTTGGCGGCACTGAGGTGATAACCGATGATGTGGTACATTACATTCGAAGCACGAACCTGACGTTTGACCTGATCGTAGTGGATGTATTCCTGGAGGAAAAGATCCCCGAGCCGTTACAGCAACGTGGGGTATTGAGGAAATTAGAGAAACTCCTGAATGCCGGAGGTGTGCTTTTTTTCAATACACTGGGCGACACCCCGGAATTGCGCGATGAAAGCGGGAAGATATTTGAAACCGCCTACCTGGTTTGGAAAGGATCGGAACAGGTTCAGGTTATCAACAACCAGCCGATCATCTACAAGAAGTCAGGCCGCTAA